In Zingiber officinale cultivar Zhangliang chromosome 3B, Zo_v1.1, whole genome shotgun sequence, a single window of DNA contains:
- the LOC121968144 gene encoding BON1-associated protein 2-like has product MERAATIEITIVSAEELRRLGNTPTFVAVRPGVGGDVRSSQTVVTGIDCGGGRYPRWNEKMRLALPPSSRSITVEVCCRPRGGGRARRVAAAEVPVSDFRWPEDYLHLLSYRLREADGRGNGIVNFSVRVLGEGDRECTNKPQGGFVTVGYPVDY; this is encoded by the coding sequence ATGGAACGCGCAGCCACAATAGAGATCACCATCGTCTCCGCGGAAGAGCTCCGCCGTCTGGGGAACACCCCCACCTTCGTGGCGGTCCGTCCCGGCGTAGGCGGCGATGTTCGTAGTAGCCAAACCGTCGTCACGGGCATTGACTGCGGCGGCGGCAGGTATCCGCGCTGGAACGAGAAGATGCGACTGGCGCTCCCTCCGTCGTCGCGGTCGATAACGGTGGAGGTCTGCTGCAGGCCCCGCGGCGGCGGGCGTGCGCGGCGCGTGGCGGCGGCGGAGGTTCCGGTGTCGGATTTCCGGTGGCCGGAGGACTACTTGCACTTGCTTAGCTACAGGCTGAGGGAGGCCGATGGGAGGGGGAATGGGATCGTCAATTTCTCTGTTAGGGTTCTTGGTGAAGGTGATCGTGAGTGCACCAATAAACCACAGGGCGGGTTTGTGACCGTCGGTTATCCTGTTGATTATTAA